One stretch of Amycolatopsis sp. NBC_00345 DNA includes these proteins:
- a CDS encoding TIR domain-containing protein, with protein MTESAESYDFCLSFASEQRPYAEEVAGLLRAAGLRVFYDSDETASLLGADLYTRLDDVYNRLSRFCVLFASEAYARKMWTSHERASAQDRAIRSATAYVLPVRFDDTDIPGLRGTTGFVDARRVSPAGLVRVLVQKLEREPVPATEPASVVALAADGADDGEPAGVLGQALAACRVDVAPEPVARMRAVAVVPERLMPAADVVGALLPALERLVAARQWQWQRLRIAVHRAELPAGHGLACLDVTFAVEAAISAAVTGVFDAAPRAKYAVVVTQRVYDSVVRPGRGGGNPALYHLVTTADGTGLHVRVPGYPRPLQPDRPPSAAERAAGGTKNTFFGGVRAGHVGDITNVGGVHLTTNDFGGDDD; from the coding sequence CCGTACGCCGAGGAAGTGGCAGGCCTGCTGCGCGCAGCAGGCCTCCGGGTGTTCTACGACAGCGACGAGACGGCTTCCTTGCTGGGGGCAGACCTTTACACACGCCTCGACGACGTCTACAACCGCCTTTCCCGGTTCTGCGTCCTGTTCGCGTCCGAGGCCTACGCCCGCAAGATGTGGACGAGCCACGAACGCGCCTCGGCGCAGGACCGCGCCATCCGGAGCGCCACCGCTTACGTGCTCCCGGTGCGGTTCGACGACACGGACATCCCCGGCCTGCGCGGCACCACCGGTTTCGTGGACGCGCGGCGCGTCTCCCCGGCCGGGCTGGTGCGGGTGCTCGTCCAGAAGCTGGAGAGGGAACCGGTCCCCGCGACGGAACCGGCGTCGGTGGTGGCGCTGGCCGCGGACGGGGCCGACGACGGGGAGCCCGCCGGGGTGCTCGGGCAAGCGCTGGCCGCGTGCCGGGTCGACGTCGCGCCCGAGCCGGTTGCGCGGATGCGTGCGGTCGCCGTGGTTCCCGAGCGCCTGATGCCGGCCGCGGACGTGGTCGGCGCGCTCCTGCCCGCGCTCGAGCGGCTGGTCGCCGCGCGGCAGTGGCAGTGGCAGCGGCTGCGGATCGCCGTCCACCGCGCGGAACTGCCGGCCGGGCACGGCTTGGCCTGCCTCGACGTCACTTTCGCCGTCGAGGCCGCGATTTCCGCGGCCGTCACCGGTGTTTTCGATGCGGCTCCGCGGGCGAAGTACGCAGTGGTGGTGACCCAGCGCGTCTACGACTCCGTGGTCCGGCCGGGCCGCGGCGGCGGCAACCCGGCGCTCTACCACCTGGTGACGACGGCGGACGGCACCGGCCTGCACGTCCGGGTGCCCGGCTACCCACGCCCGCTCCAGCCGGACCGGCCGCCTTCCGCGGCGGAGCGCGCGGCGGGCGGGACCAAGAACACCTTCTTCGGCGGCGTGCGCGCGGGCCACGTCGGGGACATCACCAACGTCGGCGGCGTCCACCTGACCACCAACGACTTCGGGGGCGACGATGACTGA
- a CDS encoding ABC transporter permease, which produces MAGYLVRRVLQSLVVVVLVAVVTFVLLQLLPGGPARAILGPKATTLQINTFLHDNGYDRPLPAQFLTWAGHVLTGDLGYSYKLNQPVTAVIADHLPKTILLMTLSTLVALVVAVPLGVYQARKRNTPGDYVVTGLSFAFYSMPSFFLGEILVLLFAVQLQWFSPLGPSGDSIGEILTQAPALVLPVLTLALITVASFSRYARSSVMENLSQDYVRTALAGGASDGKVLTRHVLRNSLIPIVTLLGLSLPQLFAGALITEQVFNYPGMGFTFIQGAQVHDYPLLLGIGLVVALATVAGSLLADIGYAVLDPRVKY; this is translated from the coding sequence ATGGCGGGGTACCTGGTGCGCCGTGTCCTGCAGTCCCTCGTGGTGGTCGTGCTCGTCGCGGTCGTCACGTTCGTCCTGTTGCAGCTGCTGCCCGGCGGGCCGGCGCGCGCGATCCTCGGGCCGAAAGCGACGACGCTGCAGATCAACACCTTCTTGCACGACAACGGCTACGACCGGCCGCTGCCCGCGCAGTTCCTGACCTGGGCCGGCCACGTGCTGACCGGCGACCTCGGCTACTCCTACAAGCTCAACCAGCCCGTGACGGCCGTGATCGCCGACCACCTGCCCAAGACGATCCTGCTCATGACGCTGTCCACTTTGGTCGCGCTGGTGGTCGCCGTGCCGCTCGGGGTCTACCAGGCGCGCAAGCGCAACACCCCGGGCGACTACGTGGTGACCGGCCTGTCGTTCGCGTTCTACTCGATGCCGAGCTTCTTCCTCGGCGAGATCCTGGTGCTGCTGTTCGCCGTGCAGCTGCAGTGGTTCTCGCCGCTGGGGCCGAGCGGGGACTCGATCGGCGAGATCCTCACGCAGGCGCCCGCGCTGGTGCTGCCGGTGCTCACGCTGGCGCTGATCACGGTCGCCTCGTTCAGCCGGTACGCGCGCTCGTCGGTGATGGAGAACCTGAGCCAGGACTACGTGCGCACGGCGCTGGCCGGCGGCGCGAGCGATGGCAAAGTGCTGACCCGCCACGTGCTGCGCAACTCGCTGATCCCGATCGTCACGCTGCTCGGGCTGTCGCTGCCGCAGCTGTTCGCGGGCGCGCTGATCACCGAGCAGGTGTTCAACTACCCGGGCATGGGCTTCACGTTCATCCAGGGCGCGCAGGTGCACGACTACCCGCTGCTGCTGGGCATCGGGCTCGTGGTCGCGCTCGCGACCGTGGCGGGCTCGCTGCTGGCGGACATCGGCTACGCCGTGCTCGACCCGAGGGTGAAGTACTGA